The following proteins are encoded in a genomic region of Arachis stenosperma cultivar V10309 chromosome 4, arast.V10309.gnm1.PFL2, whole genome shotgun sequence:
- the LOC130976934 gene encoding nuclear intron maturase 3, mitochondrial, with protein sequence MRRIPKLLKPYTTLQLPQTQQQPLTTHQLKSLVLSHYSHGKFNNILQNVVALPAVLLTACHNLSASARLPGSRPLLDSVSAQFSLESMCREIRENRFDVAGSCVVLTGNGSPLGPLVLPNLKLNVLVEAVRMVLEAVYDERFVTFCYGGRVGMGRHTAVRYLKNSVENPSWWFRVRFNRHRFGNEHVERLCSVIQRKLNDVVLIGLIKRLFECEVLVIELGGNWIGRGFPQECGLCSVLMNVYFDEFDREIQEIRLRENRESREMEPKLVCSSDGGVYYKPVKVYAVRYLDEILLVTSGKRMMAMELKNSLLRSLEVDLCLDVDKVNTAIHSATEEKIEFVGMELQAVPPSVLRPPMMEKAIRARKKYLRQKEVRAMELRNARQRNRRILGLKIFKHVYKKTKQSDGFKFDFSIENEVREIFKSWADEVVQEFLENIDECQEWHRRLSGGDFLSLAHIRNQLPPELIDAYDNFQEQVDKYLNPVKARKAIEEEAERIREEEEERYAKGTLEDLTRLCMKVEAPIILIRKAVKLVGFTNHMGRPRPIEFLFALEDTDIIKWYAGIARRWLDFYCCCHNFKAVKTIVSYHLRFSCILTLAEKHESTKHEAIKNFSKDLRVYDLDGNDEVHFPTEKEVKMMGDRNLSDPKPVDGALTLAVIRLASDEPPTPCIAHFCDNTTTVFYRVRLLQKCLNINPLDKEKWVQGMGTIHESLDQKCLPLCADHIHDLYMGRINLQDIDCASFADVD encoded by the coding sequence ATGCGCCGAATACCAAAGCTTCTAAAGCCCTACACAACCCTTCAACTTCCCCAAACCCAACAACAACCCCTCACAACGCACCAACTCAAATCCCTCGTCCTCTCCCACTACTCCCATGGCAAGTTCAATAACATCCTCCAAAACGTCGTCGCGTTACCCGCTGTACTCCTCACCGCCTGCCACAACCTTTCCGCCTCCGCTCGACTGCCCGGTTCGCGCCCTCTCCTGGACTCGGTCTCGGCCCAGTTCAGCCTCGAGTCAATGTGCCGAGAGATCCGGGAGAACCGGTTCGACGTGGCGGGCTCCTGCGTCGTTCTAACCGGAAACGGTTCGCCATTAGGACCGTTGGTTCTCCCCAATTTGAAGCTGAATGTGTTGGTTGAGGCTGTTAGGATGGTTCTTGAAGCAGTGTACGATGAACGGTTTGTGACGTTTTGCTACGGTGGACGCGTCGGAATGGGAAGGCACACTGCTGTGAGGTATTTGAAAAACTCAGTTGAGAATCCTTCTTGGTGGTTTAGGGTTAGGTTTAACCGTCATAGATTTGGGAATGAACATGTGGAGAGGCTGTGTTCTGTTATTCAGCGGAAATTGAACGATGTCGTTTTAATTGGATTGATAAAGAGGTTGTTTGAGTGTGAGGTTTTGGTGATTGAGCTTGGTGGGAATTGGATTGGGAGAGGGTTCCCTCAGGAATGTGGATTGTGTTCTGTTTTGATGAATGTGTACTTTGATGAGTTTGACAGAGAGATTCAAGAGATACGGCTCAGGGAGAATCGAGAGAGTCGCGAAATGGAGCCAAAGCTGGTTTGTTCTAGCGATGGTGGCGTGTATTACAAGCCTGTGAAGGTTTATGCTGTGAGGTATTTGGATGAGATACTTCTTGTGACTTCTGGGAAGAGGATGATGGCAATGGAGCTGAAGAATAGTTTGTTGAGGAGTTTGGAAGTTGATTTGTGTTTGGATGTTGATAAAGTGAACACGGCGATACATAGCGCAACGGAGGAGAAGATTGAGTTTGTTGGGATGGAGCTGCAGGCTGTTCCGCCGTCGGTGTTGCGCCCGCCTATGATGGAGAAAGCAATTAGGGCGAGGAAAAAGTACCTTAGGCAGAAGGAAGTTAGAGCCATGGAATTGAGAAATGCCAGACAAAGGAACAGAAGGATATTGGGGTTGAAGATATTTAAACATGTTTATAAGAAGACAAAGCAAAGTGATGGGTTCAAATTTGACTTCAGCATTGAAAATGAGGTCCGAGAAATTTTTAAATCTTGGGCTGATGAAGTGGTGCAAGAGTTTCTGGAGAACATAGATGAGTGTCAAGAATGGCATCGAAGGTTATCGGGTGGTGATTTCCTTTCTTTAGCACACATTAGGAATCAGTTACCGCCTGAGCTTATTGATGCTTATGATAATTTCCAAGAGCAGGTGGATAAATATTTAAATCCGGTAAAAGCTAGGAAGGCAATAGAGGAGGAAGCGGAAAGAATAagggaagaagaggaagaaagataTGCAAAGGGAACACTTGAAGATTTGACTAGGCTTTGTATGAAAGTTGAGGCGCCAATAATACTCATAAGAAAGGCTGTGAAGTTGGTTGGTTTTACTAATCATATGGGTCGTCCGAGGCCGATTGAATTCCTGTTTGCACTCGAGGATACAGATATTATCAAGTGGTATGCTGGCATTGCTAGAAGGTGGTTGGATTTCTATTGTTGTTGCCACAACTTCAAGGCAGTCAAAACTATTGTGAGTTATCATTTGAGGTTCTCTTGTATCTTGACATTAGCAGAGAAGCACGAATCGACTAAGCACGAAGCCATAAAGAATTTCAGCAAAGATTTAAGAGTCTATGACTTGGATGGAAATGATGAAGTGCATTTTCCAACCGAAAAAGAGGTTAAAATGATGGGAGACAGAAATCTCTCCGATCCAAAGCCTGTAGATGGGGCTTTAACTTTGGCTGTAATAAGATTGGCATCGGATGAGCCTCCGACGCCTTGTATTGCCCACTTTTGTGACAACACAACTACAGTCTTCTATAGGGTTCGGTTGCTGCAAAAATGTTTGAATATAAATCCACTAGATAAAGAGAAATGGGTGCAAGGGATGGGTACAATTCATGAAAGCCTAGACCAAAAGTGTCTTCCACTATGTGCTGATCATATACACGATTTGTACATGGGGAGAATTAATCTTCAAGACATTGACTGTGCCTCGTTTGCAGATGTGGATTGA